From Deltaproteobacteria bacterium, one genomic window encodes:
- a CDS encoding integration host factor subunit beta has translation MTRSELIEEVTAKAPNFTKKDVEIIITSVFDSIADSLAKGEKIEIRGFGSFKVKQRNSRQGRNPKSGEGIKVDAKKVPFFKAGKELKERVDTVKKP, from the coding sequence ATGACCAGAAGCGAACTTATCGAAGAAGTAACTGCGAAGGCGCCGAACTTCACCAAGAAGGACGTCGAGATAATCATAACGAGCGTCTTCGACAGCATAGCCGACAGCCTCGCAAAAGGCGAGAAAATAGAGATACGCGGTTTCGGCAGCTTCAAGGTGAAGCAGCGGAACTCGAGGCAGGGCAGGAACCCCAAATCCGGCGAAGGCATAAAGGTCGACGCCAAAAAAGTGCCGTTTTTCAAGGCCGGCAAGGAACTCAAGGAAAGGGTGGACACAGTTAAGAAGCCATGA
- the sppA gene encoding signal peptide peptidase SppA yields the protein MGKFKKFLMAMGAVFTALIVISAITAIFSNDEGGGFGDKVAVLEIEGVITDSYAINKKLREYARRDDVKAVVVRVNSPGGAVGASQEIYTEVKRLKEKKKVVISMGNVAASGGYYIAAPADMIVANPGTITGSIGVIANFVNMEKLFGTIGLRTETIKSGEFKDTGSPSRPMTKEERALLQSVINDAHSQFVDAVSEGRKIKKEEAALLANGRVFTGAEAKRLGLVDKLGNLSDAITEAGKLAGISGEPRVLYPERKKGLFKELMEEGARTLVNEASSSFSLMYMMPGIVKH from the coding sequence ATGGGAAAGTTCAAGAAGTTTCTGATGGCAATGGGCGCGGTATTTACGGCGCTGATAGTAATATCGGCAATAACCGCGATATTCTCGAATGACGAAGGCGGCGGCTTTGGCGATAAGGTCGCTGTGCTCGAGATAGAAGGCGTAATAACCGATTCCTACGCCATAAACAAGAAGCTTCGCGAGTACGCGAGAAGAGACGACGTCAAGGCCGTTGTTGTGAGGGTCAACAGCCCGGGCGGCGCGGTCGGGGCCTCGCAGGAGATATATACGGAAGTAAAGAGGCTAAAGGAGAAGAAAAAAGTAGTCATCTCCATGGGCAACGTGGCAGCATCTGGCGGTTACTATATAGCTGCTCCGGCCGATATGATAGTGGCGAACCCGGGAACAATCACAGGCAGTATCGGCGTTATTGCGAACTTCGTTAACATGGAAAAGCTCTTTGGCACAATCGGTCTTAGAACAGAGACCATAAAAAGCGGCGAATTCAAGGACACGGGCTCTCCGTCAAGGCCCATGACAAAAGAAGAGAGGGCGCTGCTGCAGTCCGTTATCAACGACGCGCATTCCCAGTTTGTTGACGCTGTTTCGGAAGGAAGAAAGATAAAGAAGGAAGAGGCCGCGCTCCTTGCAAACGGACGCGTGTTCACCGGGGCGGAGGCCAAGAGGCTCGGGCTCGTTGACAAGCTCGGCAACCTTAGCGACGCAATCACCGAGGCCGGGAAGCTTGCGGGCATATCCGGAGAGCCGAGGGTGCTTTATCCGGAGAGAAAGAAAGGGCTTTTCAAGGAATTGATGGAAGAGGGGGCGAGGACGCTTGTCAACGAAGCTTCCTCTTCCTTTAGCTTAATGTATATGATGCCGGGTATCGTTAAACATTAG
- a CDS encoding HIT domain-containing protein, which translates to MKNLWAPWRMEYVDTVREPKPSCIFCDAAIGKSNDGLTLYAGKSSVVILNKFPYNNAHLLVAPSRHEANMENLSDAESIDIWRLIRHSVKAIKELYKPDAFNVGFNLGFAAGAGIAEHLHCHVVPRWHGDTNFMPVLSETKVLPEHLESSKKKLQPLFSSIE; encoded by the coding sequence ATGAAGAATCTCTGGGCCCCCTGGAGAATGGAATACGTTGATACCGTGAGGGAGCCCAAGCCGTCTTGTATTTTTTGCGATGCAGCTATAGGAAAGTCAAATGATGGTCTTACCCTCTACGCAGGCAAGTCGAGCGTAGTCATACTGAATAAATTCCCCTACAACAACGCGCACCTTCTGGTGGCGCCGTCGCGCCACGAGGCGAATATGGAAAATTTAAGCGATGCCGAGTCAATCGACATCTGGCGGCTTATCAGGCACTCGGTAAAGGCAATAAAGGAACTGTATAAACCAGACGCCTTCAATGTCGGCTTCAACCTGGGTTTTGCCGCAGGCGCGGGCATAGCCGAGCACCTTCACTGCCACGTAGTGCCGAGGTGGCACGGGGACACGAACTTCATGCCCGTACTCTCCGAGACAAAGGTGCTTCCCGAGCACCTCGAGTCCTCGAAAAAGAAGCTTCAGCCCCTTTTCTCATCCATCGAATAA
- a CDS encoding DEAD/DEAH box helicase, producing MTISEFIAEIKKRKDLKDVAYHEVFPMCSASYADSAKKTDKRIEKALNTLGIKKLYTHQAEAISSIRGGSNTVVMTPTASGKSLIYNIPVIENALKDNASRALYLFPLKGLEQDQLKNLNAMFAEIGDKGLSAAIYDGDTTDYNRKKIRSKPPTVLFTNPDMLHLGILAFHAKWESFFQNLRYVVIDEIHAYRGVLGSHVAQLLRRLRRICSKYGSNPVFIASSATIANPGELATMLTGLPFTVTDENGAPSGRKHFLLIDPAKDLSPYTIATKIFTESIENGFKAICFTKARKITELMHTWVKEGSPKLSPLISSYRAGYLPEERREIERRLFSGELSGVITTSALELGVDIGGLDVCVLAGYPGSISSTWQRAGRVGRGTKDSLVVMVALEDALDKYFMRSGEEFFNKSAEAATLDAANPVILKSHLACAAAEMPVRSAEAEYAENEDSVETALSELVAEKKLWKSAVKRTYNPRSRYPHREVSIRGTGAPFRILKEINLKPIAESGTSRVMRELHPGAIYMHRGEQYLITSLHLSDKEATARPVSVNYYTSAITDEETEILSEKKVMSSFGSEMSIGRLRITETVLGFRRKELYTRKVIEELGLELPPTVFTTEGMWFIVSDELINAISAKKFSIPGSLHALEHALIAALPLFALCDRNDLGGRSYTLNPALGAPSIFVYDAHEGGVGLAKKGFELAEDWFMSTRKMLSECPCEVSCPSCTQDPHCGNNNEPLDKRGAILILNAFLG from the coding sequence ATGACTATCTCCGAGTTCATAGCGGAAATCAAAAAGCGCAAGGACTTAAAGGACGTCGCGTACCACGAGGTATTTCCCATGTGCTCTGCCTCGTACGCCGACAGCGCAAAAAAAACCGACAAACGCATAGAAAAGGCGCTCAACACCCTTGGAATCAAGAAACTCTACACCCATCAGGCCGAGGCAATAAGCTCGATACGTGGCGGTAGCAATACGGTCGTGATGACCCCGACCGCAAGCGGCAAGAGCCTCATATACAACATCCCTGTAATCGAAAACGCGTTAAAGGACAATGCATCGCGCGCCCTGTACTTATTTCCGCTTAAGGGGCTCGAGCAGGACCAGCTAAAGAACCTGAATGCCATGTTCGCGGAAATCGGCGACAAGGGCCTTAGCGCCGCTATTTACGACGGCGACACAACCGATTACAATAGGAAGAAAATAAGATCCAAGCCCCCTACCGTGCTCTTTACCAACCCCGACATGCTGCATCTTGGAATCCTTGCCTTTCACGCGAAGTGGGAGAGTTTTTTCCAAAACCTACGTTACGTCGTTATAGACGAAATACACGCCTACAGAGGAGTGCTCGGCTCCCATGTAGCGCAGCTTCTTCGGCGTCTGCGGCGCATCTGCTCGAAGTACGGCTCTAATCCAGTGTTCATAGCAAGCTCTGCAACCATAGCTAACCCCGGAGAACTTGCAACGATGCTAACCGGGCTGCCTTTTACCGTCACAGACGAGAACGGAGCGCCTTCGGGAAGAAAACATTTTCTCCTGATAGATCCGGCAAAGGACTTAAGCCCCTACACCATCGCAACGAAGATATTTACCGAAAGTATCGAGAACGGGTTCAAGGCAATTTGTTTTACAAAGGCAAGGAAGATAACAGAGCTCATGCACACGTGGGTAAAGGAAGGCTCCCCGAAGCTTAGTCCGCTCATAAGCTCTTACCGCGCAGGATATCTTCCGGAGGAAAGGCGCGAGATAGAACGCCGCCTCTTCTCCGGCGAGCTCTCGGGCGTCATCACCACAAGCGCTCTCGAACTTGGCGTTGATATCGGCGGGTTGGATGTCTGCGTGCTCGCAGGCTACCCAGGCTCCATAAGCTCCACGTGGCAGCGTGCCGGAAGGGTCGGCAGAGGCACAAAGGACTCTCTTGTCGTGATGGTGGCTCTCGAGGACGCGTTGGACAAGTACTTCATGCGTAGCGGCGAGGAGTTCTTCAATAAGAGCGCCGAGGCCGCTACACTCGATGCAGCAAACCCCGTGATACTGAAATCCCACCTTGCCTGCGCAGCCGCAGAAATGCCTGTACGATCGGCCGAGGCCGAATACGCGGAAAACGAGGACTCCGTCGAAACAGCGCTAAGCGAGCTTGTCGCTGAGAAAAAGCTCTGGAAGTCTGCGGTTAAAAGAACTTACAACCCGCGAAGCCGCTACCCTCACCGCGAAGTATCCATACGCGGCACAGGAGCGCCGTTTCGCATACTAAAGGAAATCAACTTAAAACCAATTGCCGAGAGCGGCACTTCGCGCGTAATGAGAGAGCTGCATCCGGGCGCAATCTACATGCACAGGGGCGAGCAGTATCTCATAACTTCCCTGCACCTCTCTGACAAAGAAGCGACCGCCCGGCCCGTGAGCGTGAATTACTATACATCCGCCATAACGGATGAGGAAACCGAGATACTTTCCGAGAAAAAAGTAATGTCCTCGTTTGGCAGCGAGATGTCGATTGGACGGCTGCGTATTACCGAAACGGTCCTTGGCTTTCGGCGTAAAGAGCTCTACACGAGAAAGGTTATCGAGGAATTGGGGCTTGAACTCCCGCCAACCGTATTCACGACAGAGGGCATGTGGTTTATCGTGAGCGATGAGCTGATAAACGCGATATCCGCTAAAAAGTTCAGCATCCCCGGCTCCCTGCACGCGCTCGAACACGCGCTCATCGCGGCCCTTCCCCTGTTCGCGCTTTGCGACAGAAATGACCTTGGCGGCAGAAGCTACACGCTAAACCCGGCGCTCGGGGCGCCTTCTATATTCGTCTACGACGCGCACGAGGGCGGCGTGGGGCTCGCGAAAAAAGGCTTCGAGCTTGCGGAGGACTGGTTCATGTCTACGAGAAAGATGCTATCGGAGTGCCCCTGCGAGGTGTCGTGCCCTTCCTGCACACAGGACCCACACTGCGGCAACAACAACGAGCCGCTCGATAAGCGCGGAGCAATACTTATCCTCAACGCCTTTCTTGGATAA